One window from the genome of Streptococcus halotolerans encodes:
- a CDS encoding helix-turn-helix domain-containing protein encodes MIRKSVGMQLRDGRESKHYSLDDLESLTGIKSSYLLSMEMDQFSLLPSKSYEISYIKKYAEVVDLDHESLLRDYHIAVAEKQERAASRQEEVIELDKDSESYSRAQAGQHGTSHRQTAKTDKKNLLFLILSLLVLLVLLAGLFFVFWNRRLKDSNLETARSSQISSASSSSSSSESSTSSSSESPSLAVTPSVDGVNLAAHLSQASKPVDLVFSLTEGAADHWFAVSNSNYESGATLSQETPTIRVALSEDTSETLITLGNTSGIKVTVNGQELDLSSLLADTTGYITLTIE; translated from the coding sequence ATGATAAGAAAATCAGTTGGAATGCAGTTAAGAGATGGTCGCGAATCAAAGCATTATAGCCTTGATGATCTTGAATCTCTAACTGGTATTAAATCCTCTTATCTCCTATCCATGGAGATGGATCAATTTTCACTTTTACCAAGTAAATCTTATGAGATTTCCTACATCAAAAAGTATGCTGAAGTGGTAGATTTAGACCATGAGAGTCTTCTTCGCGATTACCATATTGCAGTGGCTGAAAAACAAGAGCGAGCGGCGTCTCGTCAAGAAGAAGTGATTGAATTGGATAAGGATTCGGAGTCTTATAGTCGAGCTCAAGCTGGACAGCATGGTACCAGTCATCGTCAGACAGCAAAAACGGATAAAAAGAACCTGCTTTTTCTAATCCTCTCTCTTTTAGTTCTATTAGTTTTGTTAGCTGGTTTATTCTTTGTTTTTTGGAATCGTCGTTTGAAAGATTCCAACCTTGAAACGGCTAGGTCTTCTCAGATAAGTTCAGCAAGTTCTTCAAGTAGTAGCAGTGAATCTTCAACAAGTTCTTCAAGTGAGTCGCCGAGCCTAGCTGTGACGCCGTCGGTTGATGGTGTTAATCTAGCTGCTCATCTATCTCAGGCAAGCAAACCTGTTGATCTCGTCTTTTCATTGACTGAAGGGGCTGCTGATCATTGGTTCGCTGTATCGAATTCAAACTATGAGTCAGGGGCAACGCTCAGTCAAGAAACGCCTACAATTCGTGTAGCATTGTCTGAAGATACTAGTGAAACACTGATAACGCTTGGAAATACTTCTGGTATTAAGGTCACTGTGAATGGGCAGGAACTTGATTTATCGTCCTTATTAGCTGACACAACTGGCTATATTACATTAACGATTGAGTAA
- the pgsA gene encoding CDP-diacylglycerol--glycerol-3-phosphate 3-phosphatidyltransferase: MTKKENIPNLLTVVRIFMIPLFLLLTSVSSSLFGHIVAAIIFAVASFTDYLDGYLARKWQVVTNFGKFADPLADKMLVMSAFIMLVGLEMAPAWVTAVIICRELAVTGLRLLLVETGGKVLAAAMPGKIKTVTQMLAVILLLCHLHVLGTVMLYVALFFTIYSGYDYFKGASFLFKDTFK, encoded by the coding sequence ATGACAAAAAAAGAAAATATCCCTAATTTATTAACTGTAGTTCGCATTTTTATGATTCCCCTCTTTTTGCTATTAACGTCAGTTTCTAGTAGTCTTTTTGGTCATATTGTTGCTGCTATCATTTTTGCAGTGGCAAGTTTCACGGACTATCTAGATGGTTACTTGGCTCGTAAGTGGCAGGTTGTTACCAACTTTGGTAAATTCGCTGATCCCTTGGCTGATAAGATGCTTGTTATGAGTGCCTTTATCATGCTTGTTGGTTTGGAAATGGCGCCAGCCTGGGTTACAGCAGTGATTATCTGTCGTGAACTGGCTGTCACAGGACTTCGTTTGCTCTTGGTTGAAACTGGTGGTAAAGTGTTGGCAGCAGCTATGCCAGGTAAGATTAAAACAGTAACACAGATGCTAGCGGTTATCTTGCTGCTCTGTCATTTGCATGTCTTAGGAACAGTAATGCTTTATGTAGCCTTGTTCTTCACTATTTATTCAGGATATGATTACTTCAAAGGTGCTAGTTTCTTGTTTAAAGACACCTTCAAATAA
- a CDS encoding energy-coupling factor ABC transporter ATP-binding protein — MIEVSNLFFKYQEEQETYTLKDVSFHVKPGEWLSIVGHNGSGKSTTARLLDGLLLAESGHITINGRVLTEENVWEIRQDIGMVFQNPDNQFVGATVEDDVAFGLENKGVSHSEMTDRVSEALALVGMTSFKTREPARLSGGQKQRVAIAGALATRPKILIFDESTSMLDPDGRQELLGTIQKIRQQFDMTIISITHDLDEVALSDRVIVMKSGEIESISTPRELFSRGKDLVALGLDLPFTVRLQESLRELGWQPKEYRTETELEDDLWEFLSKM, encoded by the coding sequence ATGATTGAGGTTTCAAATTTATTTTTTAAATACCAGGAAGAACAGGAAACTTATACTTTAAAAGATGTATCGTTTCACGTGAAACCTGGAGAGTGGTTATCTATTGTCGGACATAACGGTTCAGGAAAATCGACAACAGCTCGGTTGCTTGATGGTCTTTTATTGGCAGAATCAGGTCACATTACGATTAATGGCAGAGTATTAACCGAAGAAAATGTCTGGGAAATTCGTCAAGATATTGGCATGGTTTTTCAAAATCCTGATAACCAATTTGTTGGTGCCACCGTTGAGGATGATGTTGCCTTTGGTCTCGAGAACAAGGGAGTTAGCCATTCAGAAATGACTGATAGGGTTTCAGAGGCTTTGGCTTTAGTTGGAATGACGTCATTTAAAACACGCGAACCGGCCAGACTATCAGGTGGACAGAAACAGCGCGTGGCTATTGCAGGTGCCCTTGCAACAAGACCTAAAATTTTAATTTTTGATGAATCAACTAGTATGCTAGATCCAGATGGTCGCCAAGAACTACTAGGTACGATTCAAAAGATTCGCCAACAGTTTGACATGACTATCATCTCAATTACTCATGATTTGGATGAAGTAGCGCTTAGCGACCGTGTTATTGTCATGAAATCAGGTGAGATTGAGTCTATCTCAACCCCCAGAGAGCTTTTTTCTAGGGGAAAAGATTTGGTAGCGCTTGGTTTGGATTTACCATTTACTGTTCGTCTGCAGGAATCTCTGCGGGAATTAGGATGGCAGCCAAAAGAATATAGAACAGAAACAGAATTGGAAGATGACTTATGGGAATTTCTCTCAAAAATGTAA
- a CDS encoding energy-coupling factor transporter ATPase encodes MGISLKNVSYTYQAGTPFEGRALFDIDVTIEKGSYTAFIGHTGSGKSTIMQLLNGLNIPTEGTVYVDDFEIASSAKPKDIKSIRQKVGLVFQFPESQLFDETVLKDVAFGPQNFGISAEEAEERARQTLKQVGISEDLFHQNPFDLSGGQMRRVAIAGILAMDPEILVLDEPTAGLDPRGRKELMTLFKELHDSGMTIVLVTHLMDDVANYANYVYLLEKGQIAAHGKPVDLFQDVAFLEKKQVGVPKITKFAYQLQQRGLALSELPITIEQFKEAFKRG; translated from the coding sequence ATGGGAATTTCTCTCAAAAATGTAAGTTATACCTATCAAGCTGGGACACCCTTTGAAGGGCGTGCCCTTTTTGATATTGATGTGACGATTGAAAAAGGTTCTTATACGGCATTTATTGGGCATACTGGCTCAGGAAAATCAACGATTATGCAGCTTTTAAATGGCTTAAATATTCCGACTGAAGGAACGGTTTATGTTGATGATTTTGAGATCGCTTCATCTGCTAAACCCAAGGACATCAAATCAATCAGACAAAAGGTTGGTCTTGTTTTTCAATTTCCTGAAAGTCAGTTGTTTGATGAGACAGTACTAAAAGATGTGGCTTTTGGACCACAAAATTTTGGAATTTCTGCGGAAGAAGCAGAAGAGCGCGCTCGTCAAACCTTGAAGCAAGTAGGTATTTCTGAGGATTTATTTCATCAAAATCCTTTTGACTTATCAGGTGGACAGATGCGTCGTGTTGCCATTGCAGGAATTTTGGCTATGGACCCAGAAATCCTTGTTTTAGATGAGCCGACAGCAGGTCTTGATCCTAGAGGTCGAAAAGAGTTAATGACCTTGTTTAAGGAGTTACATGACTCAGGTATGACGATTGTTTTGGTGACACATTTGATGGATGATGTTGCTAATTATGCTAATTATGTTTATCTGTTGGAAAAAGGGCAGATTGCAGCACATGGAAAACCTGTTGATCTTTTCCAAGACGTTGCTTTTTTAGAAAAGAAACAAGTTGGCGTGCCTAAAATTACAAAGTTTGCTTATCAGTTGCAGCAAAGAGGTTTAGCATTATCAGAATTACCGATTACGATAGAACAATTTAAGGAGGCATTTAAGCGTGGATAA